One Mus musculus strain C57BL/6J chromosome 2, GRCm38.p6 C57BL/6J genomic window, CTCAGCTTTACCTTTACCTCCAGTTCAGAAAATCTCACTGGTCTTCTTTTTCTAGATGATTCTCTGCCTGGAAGTGTTCTTGCCCACTTAGCTTTTTGTGATGTGATGTCATTTAGGAGTCAAGTAgttgatgttatttatttatttttattaaaactttCTCACCTGGAAGTAAGTAGAAGTAAGCAAATGATGTTTGGCACTGATATGCACTTTTCATGTGAATATCTTCTCTTCAGTTCCTATATAGATGACCTTATGAAAATAAGTATACCAGAGAGAGTTGTGTTACCCTGTGTTGGACACTCTGAGTGTCTGAATATCCTGCCACCTAATGAGTGACAAATCACTAGAAGAAAGGTCAGACAATATTAAAATCTCATTGAAATTGACAAAGTATAAACTGTGTCAATGTTGTTCcttcagaataaagaaaaatttacttTAAGCAAGGCAAATTACTGTTCATTACATTAGTCTTTGCTGATAGAATACAGAGTCCTCTTATAAGCTCATTGACTCTGTAGGAGAAAGATAGGATAAAAAAGTAGAGAGCAGACTGTTATAGATGTGtaagaggaaagaaggggagaCATAAAAAGGTAATAGAGGAGATGAAGATGATTATATATCATATGCACAGGTAAGCACATTTTGAGAACAACTATTGCCTTGTAATACATTTGTATAGGGTGATTTAAAAATTCAAGgtaactctttggttggtggtctagttcctgggagctctggatggtctagttagttgatattgatgttcttcctatgggttgcaatcccttcagcttcttctgtcCTTCCCTCAACAATTCCTttggggtccccgtgctcagtctgatggttggctctgaGTATATGCATCTGTATTGGTGGGATGCTGGCCGAACCTCTTAaggaacagctataccaggcccctgtcagcaagtacttcttggcctcagcaatagtgtctgggtttggtgcctgcagaTGGGATGCATTCCTAGGTAGGGTGGTCTGAATGtcatttccttcaggctctgctccttttttgttcctgtatttcctttaaataagaaaaattctgttacaaatggagggacccatagctcaaGCTACTTATGTAGCAGGGAATTGACTTATCTTGCATCAATGGTAGGGGAGGCCcctggttctgtggaggcttaaTAACCCTGTATAAGGGGATGCTAGATTCATGAAGCTGGaatgggtgaatgggtgggtgggtgagggagcagccTTATAAATGCAAAGGGTGGTGGGAATGGGATGTTGGGTTTGTAGAGGGGAACCTGAGAAGGGTgacaacatttgaaaagtaaataaataaaataaccaacaaaaattCAAGGTAAAAAAGAAGGTCTTCTTAGCaagtaagaacacacacacacacacacacacacacacacacacacacacacagtccccacTCCTAACACAGAGAGAGTTGCATTAAGAATAAAACATTGTTAGAAAGTAATACAGCTGTGATGCTGTTGAAATTATGTTAATTTTGTCCCTTTAGGAGTGAGCTCCTGAGACTAAGCTCTTTAGGGACCTGGCTTTGAGTTACAGATAGCTCCGGATGATAGTCTTTATTTTGTGCAGTCAGTGGGTGAACATTCATCCAGGAACTCTTTCTTTATGACCAGGCCaatcagcatgggcagatcattTTTTTCACCGAGTACTTGGAAAGTCATGCTTTTCAGAAAGACCATGACCATGTAGGGTGATGAATCTTCTTTATCCAAAAAAAGATCATTGCTGTTGAGTTAACAAAAGAAGTTGCAGAAAGGATATTCCTAAAGAAGTGAGTGCATTGCAAGTTGACCTCTATGGAACTTATGAAATATGGATGAAAAAGTCCAGCATCACTCTGAACGTTAGAAACACAATGTCCCACAAGCCTGAACAACTGGTTCAACATTTTCTTCTGAAGGATATTGcctgattttaaataatttagagTAATTTTTATGGTAATGTAATATAGTTTTGAAAATTACTAAGATATTTTATGTGCTCTTTTGctgcaaatatatatattatacatataagaATCTTATATTAAATATCAGAACCGTTGggatataatttatatatgaaaAACATGTGAGAAGCATAATCCATGATAATTGTTCAATGTGCCTTTCcataatacatatattaaaaacaatacatggtatattaaaaatatttataatttttcagtGTTAAATGAATAATTTTGCAAGGTATAAAGTACAAAAGGGCATTGTAGATCCTAACATAAAGGCACAGGAAGAACATAAAGATTCCATGGCATATTTTATGGAAGGTTCAGAATTacttgcaataaataaataaaaacataccaATCAAGTGACCTGTCATCGCTCCAAACTAGGTCTTGCATGTACTTGCCTTTGCTCCACATAGTCTCTTGAATTGGCATATTTGGATGATCAAGAACACAAACATCTCTGCAATGACTAACAGTACCCCTCCCCTAAATCTCAGGTTAATGCTTATGACTGCTGAAAATAATTAGTTAGCATTATTCAAATAATTTCAATCACTTTTTACCATTGAAAATAATTGAATAATGTAGTCACTATCAGCTATTTGAAAGTGCCATATATTGACCTACAGAAATTATCAATAACTTCAATactgtatttcctttatttaaGGAACATAATTTGATTAtgttacaattttattttaataaattatcctACATAAACCTCCTCTAGTAATTAGAAAATGTTGTTCTTCTTAGATAATAAGTGACAAACTTATTGTGAATAAAGGACACAGTCAGCATTTCAGAAATGTTATTGGTCAATTTAAGTATATATACCTAAGAATCTTATGTTAAATATCaaaaattttaagataattttatactattttaGCTTATTCTGTGATTGATTTTTCTGCATAATTTCTATGGCAAATGGCTGTCCTATCAGGTTTTTCCATCTGCTAAGTAAGTTTCATCTCCTTTAATGACTTCAGCtgcatttaaaaatcacatctgtcAAAGAGTTtgtacattttttaatttttatagagAGTTATTTATGAGCATGAACAATTATAACTACCCTTAAACAtagcaattttcttttaaaatggattttttgAAGAAAATTTAGAACATATAACTACACAATCTTTGTGGGGAGAGTCACCAAATCAAGAGAAATCAAGACCCTGTACCCAAGATTATACATGATATTTCCATAGCTAACCATCCACAGAAGCTACAATCATTTCAATTTCAATAATACTATCCAATAATCTGTTATTGAATTAAtacatttgttgttgttagtgaTTGTAATAAAAGAATACACTTTTGTTTCATAACAGAACTCAACTTAcaatggaagaaaagaatcaGACTATTGTAATGGAGTTTTTCTTCCTGGGCCTAACAGATCATCTCTATCAGAAGATTGCACTTTTCATCACGATCCTCTTTGTTTATCTTGTCACACTGGGAGGCAACTTGGGCATGATCACTCTCATATGGGCAGACCCCAGGCTGCATACACCTATGTACTTTTTTCTCAGCCACTTGTCATTTGTTGATATGTGCTCCTCTTCTTCCATAGCTCCTAAGATGCTCTGTGATATCtttgcagaggagaaaaggaTCTCTTTCATGGGCTGTGCAGCACAGATgtggttctttggtttctttgtggGAACTGAGTGTTTCCTGCTTGCTTCCATGGCATATGATCGGTACACAGCCATTTGCAAGCCCTTACTGTATACTCTCCTTATGTCTCAGAGGGTATGTGTGCATCTGGTTGTAGGGCCATATGTCTTTGCTATTATAAACATCACAACTCATACAACCTTGGCTTTTTGCTTACCGTTCTGTGGTTCAAATACCATCAACCATTTCTTCTGTGATGTCTCTCCACTTTTATCATTGGCGTGTGCTGACTCTTGGGTTAATAAGGTTGTGCTTTTTGTTCTTTCTGGAGCCATAGGAGTGTTCAGTGGTCTGATCATCATAGTCTCCTATGTCAGCATCTTGATGACAATTTTCAAGATTCAAACTGCTGATGGGAAACAAAAAGCCTTCTCTACTTGTTCCTCTCACTTGTCAGCTGTCTCCATTCTGTATGGGacacttttctttatttatgttcgACCCAGTGCAAGTTTTTCCTTAAACATCAACAAAATGATTTCTCTGTTTTATACTGTGGTGATCCCTATGCTGAATCCCCTCATCTATAGCCTGAGGAACAAAGAAGTGAAAGGTGCATTCAGGAGAAAGGTGCAAAAGAAACATTTTCCAGCAGGCAGGTGAGGTCGAATTTGGTAGTGCCCTGCCTTCCATATCAATGCATAAGTATATTTTTAAGAGGACACTGGGGTGGATGAGAGACTGATGAAGGAGCATGTGTCTGTCTCTATGCAGTTTATCTGAAATGCCTCTGTCATTCTTCTGTGACATGATTGGCATTGTACAATTATGTAGAGGTGTGCTGGGAACATAAATATGAGTGTATATTAGAAGATTACTAAAAATCAATATTTGTATGATATCAATGTTCTGATACTTTTAATTCATGTACTAAAACTGCTGTTCCTGATACTACAAATAAATTCGAAAGAAAATTACAAGTAGGAGAAATTGTTTTTATACATGTGTTGTCAATTAAGCCACATCTctgatataaaaagaataatttcaaattaaaaactaCAGGGAAAAAATAGGTAACTAAGCAATGAAGAAATAGGTAACTCATAGTAATGAGgatgataattatttttttaagtacaaataaaatacatttaaaaaaaacctgttaAGCCTGTTTTTTGATCATATGATCAAACTAAAAGATCATTGCAGTACCTTCCAGGGGAGATGAAATACTAAGCTGAAGGATTTTATTAGTT contains:
- the Olfr998 gene encoding olfactory receptor 998, coding for MEEKNQTIVMEFFFLGLTDHLYQKIALFITILFVYLVTLGGNLGMITLIWADPRLHTPMYFFLSHLSFVDMCSSSSIAPKMLCDIFAEEKRISFMGCAAQMWFFGFFVGTECFLLASMAYDRYTAICKPLLYTLLMSQRVCVHLVVGPYVFAIINITTHTTLAFCLPFCGSNTINHFFCDVSPLLSLACADSWVNKVVLFVLSGAIGVFSGLIIIVSYVSILMTIFKIQTADGKQKAFSTCSSHLSAVSILYGTLFFIYVRPSASFSLNINKMISLFYTVVIPMLNPLIYSLRNKEVKGAFRRKVQKKHFPAGR